A window from Acidobacteriota bacterium encodes these proteins:
- the ychF gene encoding redox-regulated ATPase YchF, with amino-acid sequence MSSLAAGIVGLPNVGKSTIFNALCAGGAESANYPFCTIDPNVGIVVVPDSRLDRIAELAKSKEIVPADVRIVDIAGLVQGASKGEGLGNQFLANIRETDAILHVVRCFDDPNVVHVEGSVDPARDIEIIETELLLADLDSLQKRHDRVAKMARVGNKDAANEAAVLQRAVDAASEGTPIRAIDWTDEERRILRESNLLTIKPVLFVANVAEKDLDEESEHLATVRRIADEKGGGLVVISGEIESQIAQLEPEERREFLNDLGLEEPGLNALIRAAYEILSLQTFFTAGPKEARAWTIRKGTRAPQAAGRIHSDFERGFIRAETISFADYIQEGGEQGAKAKGRMRSEGKDYIVNDGDVILFRFNV; translated from the coding sequence ATGAGCAGTCTCGCTGCCGGAATCGTCGGACTACCGAACGTCGGAAAGTCCACCATTTTCAACGCCCTTTGCGCTGGTGGAGCGGAAAGCGCGAATTACCCTTTCTGCACTATCGACCCCAATGTCGGCATCGTCGTCGTCCCAGACTCACGCCTCGACAGGATCGCCGAGCTCGCGAAGAGCAAGGAGATCGTGCCGGCCGACGTCCGAATCGTCGACATCGCCGGACTGGTTCAGGGCGCCAGCAAAGGAGAGGGTCTCGGGAACCAGTTCCTCGCCAATATTCGTGAGACGGATGCGATTCTCCACGTCGTTCGGTGTTTCGACGACCCGAACGTCGTTCATGTCGAAGGCTCGGTCGATCCGGCTCGTGACATCGAGATCATCGAGACCGAGCTGCTGCTGGCCGATCTGGACTCGCTCCAGAAGCGTCACGATCGGGTCGCGAAGATGGCTCGCGTCGGCAACAAGGACGCCGCGAACGAAGCAGCCGTTCTCCAGCGAGCGGTCGATGCGGCCTCGGAGGGGACGCCGATCCGCGCGATCGACTGGACGGACGAGGAACGGAGGATCCTTCGCGAATCGAACCTTCTCACGATCAAGCCGGTACTTTTCGTGGCGAACGTCGCCGAAAAGGACCTCGATGAGGAGAGCGAGCACCTGGCGACGGTGCGACGGATCGCGGACGAAAAGGGAGGCGGTCTCGTCGTCATCTCGGGTGAGATCGAATCCCAGATTGCCCAGCTCGAGCCTGAAGAACGACGCGAGTTCCTCAATGATCTCGGCCTCGAGGAGCCGGGGCTGAATGCGCTCATCCGCGCCGCCTACGAGATCCTCTCGCTCCAGACGTTTTTCACGGCCGGTCCGAAGGAAGCGAGAGCGTGGACGATCCGGAAAGGCACCCGGGCTCCACAGGCTGCGGGCCGCATCCACAGCGACTTCGAGCGAGGCTTCATTCGAGCCGAGACGATCTCGTTCGCTGATTACATCCAGGAAGGCGGCGAACAGGGAGCGAAGGCAAAAGGACGGATGCGCAGTGAAGGCAAGGATTACATCGTCAATGACGGCGACGTCATTCTGTTCCGCTTCAACGTGTGA
- a CDS encoding YceI family protein, protein MKLNRNFTAIVFAAAIFAAVGCVEESTAPEATVGEPVAADRSATTETVEAIRDKSSVSFVGRKVTGQHDGGFRNFDASLGYVDGEPANIDVEIDMTSVWTDNDRLTNHLKSGDFFLVEQYPTATFESTSIEQTADGNYEITGNLEMRGQENSVTFPATVNLTDEEIHAVSEFTINRQQWGVSYPGMPDDLIQDEVEMKLDLTFPIPASVVPAMEEGESVMPAPDTDTAATE, encoded by the coding sequence ATGAAACTGAACAGGAATTTCACCGCGATCGTCTTTGCCGCGGCAATATTCGCGGCAGTCGGCTGCGTCGAGGAGAGCACGGCTCCGGAAGCCACGGTCGGAGAACCGGTCGCAGCCGATCGATCGGCGACCACCGAAACGGTCGAAGCCATCAGGGACAAGAGCAGCGTGAGTTTCGTCGGACGCAAAGTGACGGGTCAGCACGATGGCGGATTCCGTAACTTCGACGCCAGCCTCGGCTACGTCGACGGCGAACCGGCGAACATCGACGTCGAGATCGACATGACGTCGGTCTGGACGGACAACGACCGCCTGACGAATCACCTCAAGTCCGGCGACTTCTTCCTCGTCGAGCAGTATCCGACCGCGACGTTCGAGTCGACCTCGATCGAACAGACCGCCGACGGTAATTACGAGATCACCGGAAATCTGGAGATGCGAGGCCAGGAGAACAGCGTGACGTTTCCGGCGACGGTCAATCTGACCGATGAAGAGATCCACGCGGTCTCCGAGTTCACGATCAACCGCCAGCAGTGGGGAGTTTCCTACCCGGGAATGCCGGATGATCTCATTCAGGACGAGGTCGAGATGAAACTCGATCTGACGTTTCCGATACCGGCGTCCGTCGTCCCGGCGATGGAGGAAGGGGAGTCGGTGATGCCGGCTCCGGATACCGACACTGCCGCGACCGAGTAG